One Cupriavidus basilensis genomic window carries:
- a CDS encoding aldehyde dehydrogenase family protein: MNWSFFPSKAKLVYQPLGVVGVIGAWNYPALLTLSPLVNALAAGNRVIVKPSELAPATAEVICGMLTQCFRDDRVDVVTGGAELAAEFAAIPFDHILFTGSTRVGTLSFPRKFAFQ, encoded by the coding sequence GTGAACTGGTCATTCTTCCCCAGTAAGGCGAAGTTGGTGTATCAGCCGTTGGGCGTGGTCGGCGTAATAGGCGCATGGAACTACCCGGCGTTGCTGACGCTATCGCCATTGGTAAACGCGTTGGCTGCAGGCAACCGGGTCATCGTTAAACCAAGCGAACTGGCACCCGCCACAGCGGAGGTCATTTGCGGGATGCTCACACAATGCTTCAGGGACGATCGTGTCGACGTCGTGACCGGAGGTGCTGAGCTCGCTGCCGAATTTGCTGCAATTCCCTTCGACCACATTCTCTTCACCGGATCAACACGGGTGGGAACTTTGAGCTTCCCCCGAAAATTCGCCTTCCAGTAG
- a CDS encoding aminotransferase class I/II-fold pyridoxal phosphate-dependent enzyme, translating into MQIPDFEADFGRQRIILQRKHDHPGIACTQSAGAFYVYASVKGLLGKQTETGKILETDLDVVMFFLNKAGVAVLDGTAYGLSPYLRFSFATSLEVIEEGWARLKQAVESPR; encoded by the coding sequence GTGCAAATTCCTGATTTCGAAGCGGATTTTGGCCGCCAGCGTATCATTTTGCAGCGAAAGCACGATCACCCCGGCATAGCGTGCACCCAGTCCGCGGGCGCCTTCTATGTCTACGCGTCCGTCAAAGGGCTTCTTGGCAAGCAAACCGAGACCGGAAAGATTCTCGAGACCGACCTGGATGTCGTGATGTTCTTTCTGAACAAGGCCGGCGTGGCAGTGCTCGACGGCACGGCTTACGGACTGTCCCCGTACCTCCGCTTCTCGTTCGCCACCTCCCTCGAAGTCATCGAGGAGGGCTGGGCCCGCCTGAAGCAAGCCGTCGAATCGCCGCGTTAA